The nucleotide window TTACCCTGCCGGGTGATGGGTATGGGAAAAAATTATACCCATTGACGGGTATGGGTACGGGTAATGGGTAAGCTCAAAGGGGATGGGTAAGGGTATGGGGTAACTCCACCCGTACCCAAACCCTGCGGGTGCCATCCCTAGCCAGGACAAGGTAAAGAGGAtaaacggaggatgctccaaagtgtaggggaaaggaggggacaaggaagaaaacatgtacatgatgattccacccaaacctttccgacgcggaccccctcttaatagtacggctttcctacgactcaaatccaccaaaaagaaacgtagaaaaaacgccgtcttcaatagtcttcgaggggcaccaaaccgtcttgtgcctagcgatgaaacgtctgggaaactcaaggcacacgattagtccgcaaaagcattgtcatcaatcaccaaaacaccttagggataaatatgcccttacagcaacctatatgatgcaacaacaacaagcacacaaggtATATAGCACAAAAAGCTTGCACAAGTAACGGGAAGAagtaaccaagagtggagccgatgaagacgaggatgtgttaccgaagttccttacttttgagaggaagtacgtctcctttggagcggtgtggaggcacaatgctccccaagaagccactagggccaccgtattctcctcgcgccctcacacaatgtgagatgccgtgattccactattggtgtcCTTGGAGGTGGCAACTGAACCTtcacaaacaaggttggggctctctccacaacttaattggaggctcccaactaAACCgcggagcttcaccacaatggaatgtggctccgaggtgacctcaaccgtctagggtcctcaaacacccaagagtaacaaaatccacacaagaaagtatgggggaagcaaaAATCCTTTGGTgaaagtgtagatctaggtctcctccttcaatccctagcaaatcaacaagtttgagtggctagagagagagagatcgggcaagagagcttgagtagcattaatggtggagtgagaaAGGTCAAAAGGTGGGTGTGGTAGGTGGAAGAAGCACCCTTATATAACAACCctaaaaatccaaccgttactgTGTTTTAAGTACTgtagcggtacaaccgctccttgtcccggtacaaccgggactcacagTTTACGTGCAAAACCCTACCAGGCGGTACAACCGGGTGACCAGGCGGTAGTACCGGTTGAGGAGAACAACCGGACCAACCGCCCAGCCACCGCTCAACCACCGCATAGGAACAGAAGGGAGTCACCCCTGAgtacccttcaagaccttgtgagccttgtcaagtagatcaaactcctctttgagtctagcatgatcaaccccaagcttgtccttctcggagtttagcacacgagagaCAACAAGAGCATGCtcaaaatctttctttaacttagtgTGATCAACGTTGtatgactcctcaagagccaaacgaagaccacgctcttcctcaagagcattggaaagatccgaaatctcatcggcatagtcacgactatgcccctccatcttggagatagtatcttcgtgagccttgatcatgtcattggcttcaccaagttgttccaagagagcaacaaaatgcttcttggatttacccttgagtttacccataaaggactcagactcattttcctccacattagatccctcatattcatcaatgcaatccatcaaggaaggattattaatgatggtagttttgatgctgggggttaccttgttggtggatttagccatgaggcacttgggcggtgatgttctcattgggtgagtcgaagagagacactcatggagtttttgcaatggcaatggaggccatggcaaccgactcatcatcttcatcatcatcatcatcctcatggtactcttcttgaaccaccaacgccttgtgtggggtcttcttggtgaagttgctcttgttggggaaagacttggctttgtcctttcggatgagcttgccaccattgtcttccctcttctcatacggtcactccgcaacaaagtggctcacattgccacaattgtagcaagtcctcacacgttgcttgctcttcgtgccacttgagttgttcttgttgaagtttggccttgagttcttcttgctccaaaattgccttgaagcaagtgccatgtgttcatgataggcatactttgtatcttcggggttgatttcctcttcttcctcttcttcttcttcttcaacataaaccttggccttcaatgcaaggttgggcttatttgccctttgagagcgaagcaccgcattgtcggtggtcttgtccaagatgttcatagccacaaactcatccaacacttcacttgaggtcaaagtgtggaagtccggcctttgacgaatgacggagggcatggccttgtggtaaggcatcattgccttgaggaatttgcgcttgatccaattgtcatccgtgtccttgctcccatgatctcggagtgagaccgcgagtttggttactctccgataaagctcacgaggttcttcatcttctttcattgcaaactaatcggcttcatcttgcactacttcatagttggagcattgaacgcttgcgcttccccggtagagagagacagcacaaagccatgcatctttggccaaggcgaagggccgaagatgaggtagatcttcgagtggaattgcatcttggataatgaagagagcattcttattgaattgattgtccgcggcttctcgaggagtgaagttgcttgggtcatgcggatagaagccttcttcaatgattctccaaatattagtattcacatgatttaaatgacgcttaaagcgataaacccaagaatcaaagtcctcatttttcacaatcttagggggagcaccggcatgattcaaatgagtggaaggaatcggtccactataaacaagtggtggttccacatgggcaaagatgccggtgccgtttttaccactagaagaaggagctttttcactactagcttcccccttgtcggagttatCATCCGTCATCTTGtcagtgggatcacccactttcaacggtgcggtggatagtttaagcccttcaatgaatttagtaaacatgctttcaacctcggtcgtcatggaggttttcaatgtctccaaggctacattgaattcctcacgagagaccgaggttcccccatcgcccgtagacgagatcggattcacaccggagtgctcctccacaccgtctacggtgtcaaccatactcttcggacggcaaagtccttagtgaagagacgaggctctgataccaattgaaaggatcgatatagttgactagagggggtggtgaataggcaactaacaatttttgacttttctttaccaaattaaagtttgcatcaaagtaggttgtctagatatgcaactatgtgggcaacctatatgatgcaacaacaacaagcacacaagatATATAGCACAAAAAGCTTGCACAAGTAACGGGAAGAAGTAACCAAGAATGGAGCCgatgaagacgaggatgtgttaccgaaattccttccttttgagagtaagtacgtctccgttggagcggtgtggaggcacaatgctccccaagaagccactagggccaccgtattctcctcacgccctcacacaatgcgagatgccatgattccactattggtgcccttggaggtgGCAAACGGACCTTCACAAACAAGGTtgtggctctctccacaacttaattggaggctctcAACTAAACCgcggagcttcaccacaatggaatgtggctccgaggtgacctcaactgtctagggtgctcaaacacccaagaataacaaaatccacacaagaaagtatgggggaagcaaaaatcctttggtggaagtgtagacctaggtctcctccttcaatccctagcaaatcaacaagtttgagtggctagagagagagagatcaggcaagagagcttgagtagcattaatggtggagtgaaAGAGGTCAAAAGGTGGGTGTGGTAGGTGGAAGAAGCACCCTTATATAGCAACCctaaaaatccaaccgttattgTGTTTTCAGTACTGCAGTGGTACAACCGCTCCTTGTCCcagtacaaccgggactcacagtttacgtgcagaaccctaccaggcgGTACAACCGGGTGACCAGGCGGTAGTACCGATTGAGGAGAACAACCGGACCAACCGCTCAACCACCACATAGGAACAGAAGGGAGTCACCCCTGAGTGCGGGAGTCGAGCGGTACAGGGCCGGtgcaaccgcatggccttgagcgcttgggcggctaagtcctgagcggtagaaccgctctggtcaccggtggtaccggtacgaccggaccaaccgggccaccaccgcccgagtaccgcatcaaaacagaagcctgaccggtacttgggtggtgcctggccggaacaaccgcccTAATCTTTGCTGAGCATgttggcggtaccaccgcccggaagcAGTGGTATAACCGCTCGATCAAAACAGGTCAGCGCCaagacccagcggtacaaccgctccagagagcggtacaaccgctgggaaCCCACAGTAAGCAGTAGGAAATAAAGGGGAAGAGCTCTCTCTCACACAGTTTTAGGAAGGCAAGTGAGGGGTGAGGAAGTGTACGTGAAATGATGCCCCCAACACTTTCCAATgtggattccctcttgatagtacgggttcCCTATGACCAAAAGAGATAAAAACAAGTAGAAAACATCGTCTTCGATCTTTTTCTTTCGGAGAGAATAGCTAACCGAAGAAGGCCTAAATCCCGAAACCTGAAACACTTAGCACAAGATTAGAccaacaaagggttgtcatcatcatccaaaacacaaAGTAGGGAAATGTCCTTACaaactcctcctcctggcgcgccctacagggcccggccggcctcccccttgctcctttatatacggggcaagggggcaccctagaacacacaagttgatcattgatcccttagccgtgtgcggtgcccccctccaccgtaatccacctcgatcatatcgtagcggtgcttaggcgaagccctgcgtcggtagcaacatcatcaccgtcaacacgccgttgtgctgacgaaactctcccgtgaagctctgctggatcgaagtttgtgggatgtcatcgagctgaacgtgtgctgaactcggaggtgccgtacgttcggtacttggatcggtcggatcgtgaagacgtacgactacatcaaccacgttgtgctaacgcttccgctttcggtctacgatgatacgtggacacactctcccctctcgttgctatgcatcaccatgatcctgagtgtgcgtaggattttttttgaaattactacgttccccaacaatattaaCCATACCATGAGATCACTTGATCGtactcggtacatcttctacccTTTTATGTGTAGACCAACTTGAATCCACTCTTTGTACTTTGAATTGGTAAATCTTGTATCTTATCTTCTCTCTTCATAAAGTTGATGTTTTAAAGGTAACATGAATGTCCACACAATCTtattcttcaagacatgcttgcaataggCTGAACACTCGCATAACCAATCTTTGGACATTTCCATGAATAGCACCTTGGTGAACACATAATCTCTTTTTATGCCCTTGAAAACAACAAATAGTCTTCAAGCAATGCCCATGGACAAAACGTTCAAATATAATATagggcaaccattagtccatagggACACTTATCAATttccaaaaccaaacatgggggcaccatTCTCGTTCACTAGCCTTCAGAGCAAATCGTTCCTGCTCCTCAGCATGTCGCCTTCCCTTCGCCTGTGTTGTTGCCTCACGCTCCAACAGCTCGATGGCAAGACGGAGCGCTTTTGGCATTTTTGCGCTGGAGCCATCGTGCTCCGACTCCATCATCATCAGGGAGCGGCGGGGGACTGACATGAGGAGTGCGTCCTTAGGATCCACCAACGCGCGTGCAATTCCCTTGCCCCTGGCCGACCCCTCGCCCGCCGCCACCCTCTCCTTCACACGCTGCCGCTTGCGCCGTGCAACGCTCTCCTCCGAATCGGGTGTCCTCGTCCGCCCCAACGAGGGCATGAGCACCCAACGGTGGCTATGGACGCCCTCCGGAGGTGACTGAGAAGGGGCGGGGCAACCTATCTGGAGTGAAGCGGAGCGGGCGGAGCTACGCGCCGGATGAGAGGGGCCCGACAACATCGCCCGCCTGCCATGTTGGGCGAAGGGGGACGACGCCCCGAAGCGTTATCTGTTGTCGCCCTGATCTAGCCGCGCCCGGTGCAGTGCGATGCGGAGAGCGACCACATCCATGTTGAAGTCATCATTGTCGAAACCTGTCCTGCTGCAGTCAAACGACATAGATCAGTTGGGAAAGAAGAAGGGGCGGAGATAATGGAGTGGCCTGGAGCGGTCTGAGGTCTAGTTTCATCGGGTTGGGATATTTGTGGGGTCACTGATGGCCACGGTGGACCGGGCTGACGTGACGGACGCGCCGGGGCACGCCCGTCGCCCAGGCCGCCTCATATCCTTCCTACATCTCGGCTGGATGTGAGGGGTTCGGACAGCCCAGGTGTTTAGGGCCGGTTTGAGGTGCCCAAATGAGTCGTTTTATTCTTACCGGTCAGCGACCGTGGCCCGGACTTTTGAGACCGATTTGGGGCGCCTGACTGTAGAAGCTTTTACATTCTCTTCCGAGTCAATGCTCTTTCTTTGCTACCCTCAAAAAAACGTTTTTTTTTGCTGAATTCCGGTGAAATACGTATCAGCAAATTAAACGAGCACACATTAGAAATTGTTCTGGCAACCTGGCCCACTCACCAAGTGAGAAATGCTGCCACGGATCACGATCCGCGCCTTACCCGCAGAACCACATCTCCACCGTCCATCCCTCCCTGATCCAACGCCCCACCTGATCCCGCGCGCTCCTCCCTCCGTGGCGCGAAGATCCGGCCAAAGCCCGAAAATTTCGGCTCGAAATTCTCAGGCCGCGCGCCATCCTCCAAATCCCCACCCCCTTCTTAAACCACCCACCGCTCCGGCTAACCCCCACAACTCAGATCGCCGCCGCACCCGATCTCCCAAGAACACACCACCACCAGAGCCGCCGACCCCCAATCCCCGATGGCCCGCACGAAGCAGACGGCCCGCAAGTCCACCGGCGGCAAGGCGCCCAGGAAGCAGCTCGCCACCAAGGCTGCTCGCAAGTCGGCGCCGGCGACCGGCGGCGTGAAGAAGCCCCACCGCTTCAGGCCGGGAACCGTCGCCCTCCGTGAGATCCGCAAGTACCAGAAGAGCACGGAGCTGCTCATCCGCAAGCTCCCCTTCCAGCGTCTGGTGCGGGAGATCGCGCAGGACTTCAAGACCGACCTCCGCTTCCAGTCCTCCGCCGTCTCTGCGCTGCAGGAGGCCGCCGAGGCGTACCTGGTGGGGCTGTTCGAGGACACCAACCTGTGCGCCATCCACGCCAAGCGCGTCACCATCATGCCCAAGGACATCCAGCTCGCCCGCCGCATCCGTGGGGAGCGCGCCTAGGTTCGTCCTGGTCGCCGGTAATGCTTGCTAGCTGTTCTTGTCGTGTGATCCTGGTGTGTGTCTGGTGCTTCTGTTTGTCGGTGTCGATATGATGTGTCATCTGGTCCTATGTATGGTGATGGTCGAATGAAATTGCAATGGAAAGTTCAGTTATCGATCTGATGCTCGAATGAATTTAATTCTGCTTGTAAATTACTCCGTGATTTTGCAATGGTGTTCTTGTCACGTGTACCAAGTTGTTGCCGTGATGGAATTAGAAGATATGCTGTGTCCCATGGGCTTCTTGATTTTGCTGGGGCGCTCTGTTATTTTTTGTTTGTCGCTGCGTGATTCAGTTTCTTTGCATGTTTGTACAGGCATTTGGTTAACTCATTTCAGCTTAAGCCTCTGTCTGATGTGATTCTGAACTATGGTAGGGCTAGTTGATAGCTGAAGGTGAAGTCACGACATGTGTTGTGATTCTGAATTATGTCTCGTCCGGCCGCCATGGTTCCATCCTGTTGATCCTGATTGGATTCGATCCGTTCTGTTATTCTAGTCCACCCGTGCTTTGAGTTGTTACTGCTAGGTTCTAGTTGATGTAATGGTCGTTTGCTGTTGATTACCAGTTGGAAAACTGCAATGGAAGCTGTCTATTTTATCCCCATTTCTGAGATCTTATGAATTGAATTCCGTGATTGGATGCTTTCTTCGGTGTATGATACCAATGATTCTCGTACTGAATTTTTCTGGGTTGCGCATCAGAAATTCTATTGCAACTGACAATTACCGTAGGGATTACGTTTTCTTGTTCATGTTGGTGTGATCCGTTTACTGCCATCCATTTAATCTCACAAGTTCACAACAAGTGGTACATAGGCAAACAAGTTCCCTACCATTCATTCTTTTCAGCTGTTAACTGAAAGATTGTGTAGTTTGGTGGTGTCAGCAACACTGTCTCTGAATAAACTTGTTGTGATGCTGGTTACTGTGAGGCTACCTCTGGCAAAGTTTTGAAAGATCTGTCGGTGGATATGAGTAGGAGCCACTCATCACCGCGGATGCTAAGTATTTTCTGCAAGTTTTGTGGCATGGATTCTGTCCCAGCTCACATAATTCTGCAATGCTGCTGTTTAAAATCTTTTGTGTGATGGTCTAGTTAGGTGTGTCCTTGCAAATAAGGCGACCACCAATTTGTTTCCTGCAGTCTGGGAGTACCTACATTTGCATGATGTAGCCGATACCATATTTTTGGGCAGGCAAAAGGCCCATCAGATGCATTTTATTTGCATGATGTACACTAAGTTTCAGATTGTTAGGCTTCACAACCAGTTACATGGATGCGGAGGCATGACCGATAGCCTCTGCAGAAGACTACAGGTATTGATATGAGAAGCATTCAAAGTTTCAAACAGGTTACATGTAGAACTGATTGCTGGGCTGCTCTAGCAAAACCATCAGCTACTTTGTGTTGATTCCTGTGAAGATAAGTGAATAGCTTTGCAATAAGCAATTGTTGGACGAAGTCTCCAGTTCATTGTTGCCTGTTGTCGTTGTTGATCATGTACAGCCCAGGAGAGTTTTTTGGTTGTCCACCAAGATGCAACAATGTTGTACCTGCAAAAAAGTTATGGCATCCACCCGTAAGAGGAGGCTAATAGATTCAGCATGGGCAGGGGGGAAGCATTCAGAGATGGTGGCCTGTATATTAATCTTTGTGTAATGAGAGGAAGAGTTGAGGCACAAGTGACACAAGTGTATTCCTATGCCTGTGATTGTATTAAGCATCAGTAAAGCAGAGGTTTTCACTCAAGGAGTGAAAACCTCCGCTTTACTCTTTTTTTTTTTTTACTCGCAAAAAAAAGTAAAGCAGAGGTTTCCTTGGTTTCAGGAAGAGTGGACGATATACAAGTGTATAACTATAGACATGTTTTGTTCAGTGAGATTATTCATTACATACCACCAAATCTTCAAATCTCTGGTTATATGAATGGAAATCACGAAACTTTCACTCTGAATCTGCTTCGGTGTTTAATTTCTTTGCCGCTAGATCTTTTCTGAGTAAATAAGACACCCATTTGGCTGTTAAAGAAAGAGACACCCAGTTGATTGCTGCAATCTGGTAGAGCATTTTGGTGATGCAGATTTATTCTTCTCTTTGGGTgaatattctattttttcttgGGCACTTTTGTGTTTTTTGGGCATTCATCCTAGATAGGCCAGTGTTTTGTAACTTGAGTTCAACTGGGCTTTAAAAATGTTTGCTTCTTAGAGGCCCACTCTCTAGAGTGCAGATTCTTCTATCTTATCAAGCAGCGGGTGCGGCTATGCGCCACGCTTAATGTGGGAGGTCCTATTTGCAGCTCTTTCAAAGATAAAAACACAAAATGCCGCACAATCGCTTAGGCGAGTGACACGGCTAACCCATTTAAGCTTCGCTTGCCTTATTTTCATTTGGTACGTTTTCTCGTTCCCGTGCAATTTTAGTCCTTTTCTCAGAAAATgttttttaaaaatgttcaagAATTTAGAGAAAAGCAGGATATTATTTTTTTAGTAAATTTTAGAAATGTATTCAGAAAATAA belongs to Triticum urartu cultivar G1812 chromosome 7, Tu2.1, whole genome shotgun sequence and includes:
- the LOC125520767 gene encoding histone H3.2, translating into MARTKQTARKSTGGKAPRKQLATKAARKSAPATGGVKKPHRFRPGTVALREIRKYQKSTELLIRKLPFQRLVREIAQDFKTDLRFQSSAVSALQEAAEAYLVGLFEDTNLCAIHAKRVTIMPKDIQLARRIRGERA